The Nocardioides panzhihuensis genome has a segment encoding these proteins:
- the glnA gene encoding type I glutamate--ammonia ligase, with protein sequence MGKQQDFVLRALEERDVRFVRLWFTDVLGYLKSVAVAPAELESAFAEGIGFDGSAIEGFARVTEADMLALPDPSTFQILPWRTDGPSTGRMFCDIVMPDGSPSYADPRYVLKRTLSNAAEKGFTFYTHPEIEFYLFKDKPVGGAEPVPVDSSGYFDHTAQSMGADFRREAITMLEAMGISVEYSHHEGGPGQNEIDLRYADALSTADNIMTFRTVVREVALSQGIWASFMPKPFTEHPGSGMHTHVSLFEGDANAFYEPGAEYQLSKTGRSFIGGVLRHAPEITAVTNQWVNSYKRLIGGGEAPAHVAWGHNNRSALVRVPMYKPLKGQSTRIEVRTLDAACNPYLAFAVILAAGMKGIEEGYELPREAEDDVWALTERERKSLGIDPLPENLDEAIGMAEDSELLAETLGEHVFDFFLRNKRAEWAAYREQVTDFERARMLPVI encoded by the coding sequence ATGGGCAAGCAACAGGACTTCGTGCTCCGGGCACTCGAAGAGCGGGACGTACGTTTCGTGCGACTGTGGTTCACCGACGTGCTCGGCTATCTGAAGTCGGTCGCGGTGGCTCCGGCCGAGCTCGAGAGCGCCTTCGCCGAGGGCATCGGCTTCGACGGCAGCGCGATCGAGGGGTTCGCCCGGGTGACCGAAGCCGACATGCTGGCGCTGCCGGATCCGAGCACGTTCCAGATCCTGCCGTGGCGTACGGACGGCCCGTCCACCGGGCGGATGTTCTGCGACATCGTGATGCCCGACGGGTCGCCGTCCTATGCGGACCCGCGCTATGTGCTCAAGCGGACCCTGTCGAACGCCGCGGAGAAGGGCTTCACCTTCTACACGCACCCCGAGATCGAGTTCTACCTCTTCAAGGACAAGCCGGTCGGTGGCGCCGAGCCGGTCCCGGTCGACTCCAGCGGATACTTCGACCACACCGCCCAGTCGATGGGCGCCGACTTCCGGCGTGAGGCGATCACGATGCTGGAGGCGATGGGGATCTCGGTGGAGTACAGCCACCACGAGGGCGGCCCGGGCCAGAACGAGATCGACCTGCGCTACGCCGACGCGCTCAGCACCGCCGACAACATCATGACCTTCCGCACGGTCGTCCGCGAGGTCGCGCTGAGCCAGGGCATCTGGGCGAGCTTCATGCCCAAGCCGTTCACCGAGCACCCGGGCTCGGGCATGCACACCCACGTGAGCCTGTTCGAGGGCGATGCCAACGCCTTCTACGAGCCGGGGGCCGAATACCAGCTCTCCAAGACCGGCCGCAGCTTCATCGGCGGCGTGCTGCGGCACGCCCCGGAGATCACCGCGGTCACCAACCAGTGGGTCAACTCCTACAAGCGCCTGATCGGCGGGGGAGAGGCACCGGCTCACGTCGCCTGGGGCCACAACAACCGCTCCGCGCTGGTCCGGGTGCCGATGTACAAGCCGCTCAAGGGCCAGTCGACCCGGATCGAGGTCAGGACCCTGGACGCCGCCTGCAACCCCTACCTCGCCTTCGCCGTGATCCTGGCGGCGGGCATGAAGGGGATCGAGGAGGGCTACGAGCTGCCTCGCGAGGCGGAGGACGACGTGTGGGCGCTCACCGAGCGTGAGCGCAAGAGCCTCGGCATCGACCCGCTGCCGGAGAACCTCGACGAGGCGATCGGGATGGCTGAAGACTCCGAGCTTCTCGCCGAGACGCTCGGCGAGCACGTCTTCGACTTCTTCCTGCGCAACAAGCGCGCCGAGTGGGCCGCCTACCGCGAACAGGTGACCGACTTCGAGCGCGCCAGGATGCTGCCGGTCATCTGA
- a CDS encoding SatD family protein produces the protein MTAVATVIGDLVGSRTTSDRGQVHEAFADHIEVINREWRPVTPLRITVGDEFQGAFETVGAAIQAAFRLRIALAPVVDIRHGIGWGETSVLRDDPRVEDGEGWWVARAAIETAEDAESKAASRSVRTWYQPAEGAGGPDPAAVNAALISRDELFSRLDPSSVSVLSGMLSAMSQKAIAAELDITPSAVSQRIRRDGIAVIVRADELLGGVR, from the coding sequence ATGACCGCTGTAGCGACCGTCATCGGTGACCTCGTGGGCTCACGCACGACGTCCGACCGTGGGCAGGTCCATGAGGCGTTCGCCGACCACATCGAGGTGATCAACCGGGAGTGGCGGCCGGTCACGCCGCTGCGGATCACCGTGGGTGACGAGTTCCAGGGGGCCTTCGAGACGGTGGGAGCCGCGATTCAGGCGGCGTTCAGGCTGCGGATCGCGCTCGCCCCGGTCGTGGACATCCGTCACGGCATCGGCTGGGGCGAGACGAGCGTGCTCCGCGACGATCCTCGGGTCGAGGACGGGGAGGGCTGGTGGGTGGCGCGGGCTGCGATCGAGACGGCGGAGGACGCCGAGAGCAAGGCAGCCTCGCGCAGCGTACGGACCTGGTATCAGCCTGCGGAGGGGGCGGGCGGGCCGGATCCGGCTGCCGTCAACGCCGCGCTGATCTCGCGCGACGAGCTCTTCTCCCGCCTGGATCCGTCCTCGGTGTCGGTGCTTTCTGGCATGCTCTCCGCCATGTCTCAGAAGGCCATCGCCGCCGAGCTCGACATCACCCCCTCCGCGGTCTCCCAGCGCATCCGTCGCGACGGGATCGCCGTGATCGTGCGTGCCGATGAGCTTCTTGGAGGTGTCCGATGA
- a CDS encoding maleylpyruvate isomerase family mycothiol-dependent enzyme produces MSSKSVVWPVVHAEREALIRDLETVAPEQWATPSLCAGWTVHDVLAHMIDVATTTRLGFVRRMVAARGDFDRDNQTGVDRGRAQDPTDTLAAFRRVAGLTATPPAPLATRLVEEFAHGEDIRRPLGLHRDYPVEHVVTALGYLAKTSQSWGGGKERAQGVRLLATDADTAIGDGPEVRGTAIALVLALSGRPVGRGELTGPGAAVMTAS; encoded by the coding sequence ATGTCGTCCAAGAGTGTGGTCTGGCCCGTGGTGCACGCGGAACGCGAGGCGCTGATCCGGGATCTCGAGACCGTCGCCCCGGAGCAGTGGGCGACCCCGTCGCTGTGCGCGGGCTGGACCGTCCACGACGTGCTCGCCCACATGATCGACGTCGCCACGACCACCCGGCTCGGGTTCGTACGCCGCATGGTCGCCGCTCGCGGCGACTTCGACCGCGACAACCAGACCGGCGTCGACCGGGGGCGTGCGCAGGACCCGACCGACACGCTGGCGGCGTTCCGGCGGGTCGCCGGACTGACCGCGACCCCGCCTGCTCCGCTCGCCACCCGCCTCGTCGAGGAGTTCGCCCACGGCGAGGACATCCGGCGGCCGCTGGGTCTCCATCGCGACTATCCGGTCGAGCACGTCGTGACGGCGCTGGGCTACCTGGCCAAGACCTCGCAGAGCTGGGGCGGCGGCAAGGAGCGAGCCCAGGGCGTACGTCTCCTCGCCACCGACGCCGACACGGCGATCGGGGACGGCCCGGAGGTGCGGGGGACCGCGATCGCGCTCGTGCTGGCGCTGTCCGGTCGTCCGGTGGGGCGGGGCGAGCTCACGGGGCCGGGGGCGGCCGTGATGACCGCTTCTTGA
- a CDS encoding NAD(+) synthase — protein sequence MDFYSAYSHGFARVAACTIPISVADPVANAREVIAQARECSDEGVAVAVFPELCLSGYSIDDLVLQRTLLDAVRAAISAIVVASEELLSVIIVGAPLRHGDRVLNTAVVIHGGEVLGVVPKTHLPNYREFYEKRWYGTGHGTDGTIMLGGEEVPLSNELLFRCTDVKDLVFHVEICEDMWVPVPPSAKAALAGATVLLNLSASPVTVGRSDARRLLVQSASARCAAAYVYTAAGPGESTTDLSWDGQTMVYELGELLGETERFPDGPRRTVVDVDLERIRAERIRQSTFDDNRRSEGAYHSEIEFELSPPLTGGGLQRKVDRFPFVPDDPDKLALECYEAYNIQVSGLEKRLQSIGPDTKIVIGVSGGLDSTHALIVAAKAMERLGRPASDILAFTMPGFATSDDTKSNAIKLMEALGTTYETLDIRPTATQMLKEIGHPAGDGEPVYDVTFENVQAGLRTDFLFRIANQRGGIVLGTGDLSELALGWATYGVGDQMSHYNVNAGVPKTLIQHLIRWVITTEQFDGTADQVLQEILDQEISPELVPGEELQSTEQKIGPYALQDFTLFHTVRNGFTPSKIAYLAWNAWHDVEAGEWPPGFPEEKRTAYEMKEIRTWLEVFVKRFFANQFKRSALPNGPKVSNGGTMSPRGDWRMPSDASPAAWLAEIEARVPVE from the coding sequence GTGGACTTCTACTCCGCCTACTCCCATGGATTCGCACGGGTCGCGGCGTGCACCATCCCGATCTCCGTCGCCGACCCGGTGGCCAACGCGCGCGAGGTGATCGCGCAGGCGCGCGAGTGCTCCGACGAGGGGGTCGCGGTCGCGGTCTTCCCGGAGCTGTGCCTCTCGGGCTACTCGATCGACGACCTCGTCCTGCAGCGGACCCTCCTCGATGCCGTACGCGCCGCGATCAGCGCGATCGTGGTGGCCTCCGAGGAGCTGCTGTCGGTGATCATCGTCGGCGCGCCGCTGCGCCACGGCGACCGGGTGCTCAACACCGCGGTCGTGATCCACGGCGGCGAGGTGCTGGGGGTGGTGCCCAAGACCCACCTCCCGAACTACCGCGAGTTCTACGAGAAGCGCTGGTACGGAACCGGCCACGGCACCGACGGCACCATCATGCTCGGCGGCGAGGAGGTGCCGCTCAGCAACGAGCTGCTCTTCCGGTGCACCGACGTCAAGGACCTCGTCTTCCACGTCGAGATCTGCGAGGACATGTGGGTCCCGGTGCCGCCGAGCGCCAAGGCCGCGCTGGCCGGGGCGACCGTGCTGCTCAACCTCTCCGCGAGCCCGGTCACCGTCGGGCGCTCCGACGCGCGCCGCCTGCTGGTGCAGTCGGCGAGTGCGCGGTGCGCTGCTGCGTACGTCTACACCGCCGCCGGACCGGGTGAGTCGACGACCGACCTGTCCTGGGACGGGCAGACGATGGTCTACGAGCTCGGCGAGCTGCTGGGGGAGACCGAGCGGTTCCCGGACGGGCCGCGGCGCACCGTGGTCGACGTCGACCTGGAGCGGATCCGCGCCGAGCGGATCCGGCAGAGCACCTTCGACGACAACCGCCGGTCCGAGGGCGCCTACCACTCCGAGATCGAGTTCGAGCTCAGCCCACCGCTCACCGGCGGCGGGCTGCAGCGCAAGGTCGACCGGTTCCCGTTCGTCCCCGACGACCCCGACAAGCTCGCGCTGGAGTGCTACGAGGCCTACAACATCCAGGTCTCGGGGCTCGAGAAGCGGCTCCAGTCGATCGGTCCGGACACCAAGATCGTCATCGGCGTCTCGGGCGGGCTCGACTCCACCCATGCGCTGATCGTCGCGGCCAAGGCGATGGAGCGGCTCGGTCGTCCGGCGAGCGACATCCTGGCGTTCACCATGCCCGGCTTCGCGACCTCCGACGACACCAAGTCGAACGCGATCAAGCTGATGGAGGCGCTCGGCACGACCTACGAGACGCTCGACATCCGGCCGACGGCGACCCAGATGCTCAAGGAGATCGGCCACCCGGCAGGCGACGGCGAGCCGGTCTACGACGTGACGTTCGAGAACGTCCAGGCGGGGCTGCGTACGGACTTCCTCTTCCGCATCGCCAACCAGCGCGGCGGCATCGTGCTCGGCACCGGCGACCTCTCCGAGCTCGCGCTCGGCTGGGCGACGTACGGGGTCGGCGACCAGATGTCGCACTACAACGTCAACGCCGGTGTGCCGAAGACCCTGATCCAGCACCTGATCCGCTGGGTGATCACGACCGAGCAGTTCGACGGCACGGCCGACCAGGTCCTCCAGGAGATCCTCGACCAGGAGATCTCGCCCGAGCTCGTGCCGGGGGAGGAGCTGCAGTCGACCGAGCAGAAGATCGGCCCGTACGCCCTGCAGGACTTCACCCTCTTCCACACCGTCCGCAACGGCTTCACGCCCTCGAAGATCGCCTACCTGGCCTGGAACGCCTGGCACGACGTCGAGGCCGGCGAGTGGCCGCCGGGGTTCCCGGAGGAGAAGCGGACGGCGTACGAGATGAAGGAGATCCGGACCTGGCTCGAGGTCTTCGTGAAGCGCTTCTTCGCCAACCAGTTCAAGCGCTCGGCGCTGCCCAACGGCCCCAAGGTCTCCAACGGCGGCACCATGTCGCCCCGCGGCGACTGGCGGATGCCCTCCGATGCCTCGCCGGCGGCCTGGCTCGCCGAGATCGAGGCGCGAGTCCCGGTGGAGTAG
- a CDS encoding 3-keto-disaccharide hydrolase encodes MSHSLPSRRTRTRLAVGSAVLGITALCLGGPIGAASATPAGAPSTTMTCAAPDARSSVVFLDLDSGVANSTLSSGCTINDVIDDERTWPTHGAFVTHVRSVTAELVATGEVTRAEASRLQSAAARSQVGKVEGYDWLFDGSADSFDDWAYAGDGGFDLVSDGTIRSRAGAGGGFGTLWYPEKEYGDFSLRLQFRDDAPGVTRGNSGVQVRFPELWGPVEGCPTTFNGGETGNLSWIAVNCGHEIQVNDSPEGGSNDPRKTGSIYGFADLDLAQARPTPKGTWNELEIRVVGQQYTVIRNGVVINEFENLPGLPFPGRPNDPDSSSRGLTGHVGIQAHGSTPDVVSYRNVRIRELS; translated from the coding sequence ATGTCTCACTCTCTCCCCTCACGCCGCACGCGGACCCGGCTCGCCGTCGGGTCGGCCGTCCTCGGGATCACCGCCCTGTGCCTGGGCGGCCCGATCGGAGCCGCCTCCGCGACTCCAGCCGGAGCGCCCTCGACGACCATGACCTGTGCGGCGCCCGACGCCCGCTCGAGCGTGGTCTTCCTCGATCTCGACAGCGGCGTGGCCAACAGCACCCTGAGCTCCGGCTGCACCATCAACGACGTCATCGACGACGAGCGGACGTGGCCGACTCACGGAGCCTTCGTGACGCACGTACGCAGCGTCACCGCCGAGCTGGTCGCCACCGGTGAGGTGACGCGGGCAGAGGCGAGCCGGCTGCAGTCCGCCGCCGCCCGCTCGCAGGTCGGGAAGGTCGAGGGGTACGACTGGCTCTTCGACGGCTCGGCCGACTCCTTCGACGACTGGGCGTACGCCGGCGACGGCGGGTTCGACCTGGTGTCGGACGGCACCATCCGCAGCCGTGCCGGAGCCGGCGGCGGGTTCGGGACCCTGTGGTATCCGGAGAAGGAGTACGGCGACTTCTCGCTGCGACTGCAGTTCCGCGACGACGCGCCCGGTGTGACCCGTGGGAACAGCGGCGTCCAGGTGCGCTTTCCCGAGCTGTGGGGCCCGGTCGAGGGCTGCCCGACCACGTTCAACGGTGGCGAGACCGGCAACCTCTCCTGGATCGCGGTCAACTGTGGCCACGAGATCCAGGTCAACGACTCGCCGGAGGGCGGCAGCAACGACCCCCGCAAGACCGGGTCGATCTACGGCTTCGCCGACCTCGACCTGGCTCAGGCGCGACCGACCCCGAAGGGCACCTGGAACGAGCTCGAGATCCGCGTCGTCGGGCAGCAGTACACCGTGATCCGCAACGGCGTCGTGATCAACGAGTTCGAGAACCTGCCCGGGCTGCCGTTCCCCGGTCGTCCGAACGACCCCGACTCCAGCAGCCGCGGGCTGACCGGTCACGTCGGGATCCAGGCGCACGGCAGCACCCCGGACGTGGTGTCCTACCGGAACGTCCGCATCCGCGAGCTGTCCTGA
- a CDS encoding GNAT family protein, with translation MSETDAGWFAEKPTLVGSAVVLRPFVDGDVDTMARILADPEVLRLTGSINGDEEAEETDPASAVPDDQLREWYATRNDQPDRLDLAIVDQGTGKLVGEAVVNEVDTSNRSANFRILIGPDGRNRGLGTEATQLIVDHCFRTTVLNRIELCVYAFNPRAKRIYEKAGFSVEGVQREALRYDDGYVDAIVMSRLRSEHLGS, from the coding sequence GTGAGTGAGACAGATGCTGGTTGGTTCGCCGAGAAGCCCACGCTCGTCGGAAGCGCGGTCGTCCTGCGGCCGTTCGTCGACGGCGACGTCGACACGATGGCGCGGATCCTCGCCGACCCCGAGGTGCTGAGGCTGACCGGCTCGATCAACGGCGACGAAGAGGCCGAGGAGACCGACCCCGCGAGCGCGGTTCCGGACGATCAGCTGCGGGAGTGGTACGCGACCCGCAACGACCAGCCCGATCGACTCGACCTCGCAATCGTCGACCAGGGCACCGGAAAGCTCGTCGGCGAGGCGGTCGTCAACGAGGTCGACACCAGCAACCGCTCGGCGAACTTCCGCATCCTCATCGGACCCGACGGCCGCAACCGCGGCCTCGGCACCGAGGCCACGCAGCTGATCGTCGACCACTGCTTCCGCACCACGGTGCTGAACCGGATCGAGCTGTGCGTCTACGCGTTCAACCCCCGGGCGAAGCGCATCTACGAGAAGGCCGGGTTCAGCGTCGAGGGCGTCCAGCGCGAGGCGCTTCGCTACGACGACGGCTACGTCGACGCCATCGTCATGTCCCGTCTGCGTTCGGAGCATCTCGGCAGTTGA
- a CDS encoding GNAT family N-acetyltransferase, with translation MQVREATAGDLAAVIHVGVTTWRATYPPITGEAYVEDGIARWWTPEAVLPGIEARRVLVAEVDDQVVAMAAYSPLEDHLMLWKLYVIPEAQGSGAGRALLTEVIARAGDLPVRLTHLVGNDRAHAVYERFGFVDTGKISSPLDGGPEEVVMERPANRPRGAAGIMAVDDQCRE, from the coding sequence ATGCAGGTACGAGAGGCGACGGCAGGCGACCTGGCCGCGGTGATCCATGTCGGCGTGACGACCTGGCGGGCGACGTACCCGCCGATCACCGGCGAGGCGTACGTAGAGGACGGAATCGCGAGATGGTGGACCCCTGAGGCGGTGCTCCCGGGGATCGAGGCCAGACGGGTCCTCGTCGCCGAGGTCGACGACCAGGTGGTGGCGATGGCCGCCTACTCGCCCCTCGAGGACCATCTGATGCTCTGGAAGCTGTACGTCATCCCCGAAGCCCAGGGCTCCGGCGCGGGTCGCGCGCTGCTGACCGAGGTGATCGCCCGGGCCGGCGACCTCCCCGTGCGTCTCACTCACCTCGTGGGGAACGACCGGGCGCACGCCGTCTACGAGCGGTTCGGTTTCGTCGACACCGGCAAGATCTCCAGCCCTCTCGACGGGGGCCCGGAGGAGGTCGTGATGGAGCGTCCGGCCAACCGACCTCGAGGCGCGGCCGGGATCATGGCAGTGGATGATCAGTGCCGTGAGTGA
- a CDS encoding GNAT family N-acetyltransferase: MLIRRERPEDVADIRAVTAAAFTDVEHSAPSVEADGAPGEATLVGWLRADAGWVPELSLVAEMDGEVVGHLVCTRGELAGRTALGLGPVSVSPTKQRAGVGSALMHAVLGAADALGEPVVVLLGSPDYYSRFGFVPAAGLGIEAPDPAWGDYFQARPLAAYDPSVRGKFTYAAPFDRL, from the coding sequence GTGCTGATCCGACGTGAACGTCCCGAGGACGTAGCCGATATCCGAGCGGTCACCGCCGCAGCCTTCACCGACGTGGAGCACTCCGCTCCATCGGTCGAGGCCGACGGGGCTCCCGGCGAGGCGACGCTGGTGGGGTGGCTGCGTGCGGACGCCGGCTGGGTCCCGGAGCTGTCGCTGGTCGCCGAGATGGACGGCGAGGTGGTCGGTCATTTGGTGTGTACGCGTGGTGAGCTCGCCGGCAGGACCGCGCTCGGCCTCGGGCCGGTGAGCGTCTCGCCGACCAAGCAGCGGGCCGGTGTCGGCTCGGCGCTGATGCACGCGGTCCTCGGCGCCGCCGACGCGCTGGGCGAGCCGGTCGTCGTGCTCCTCGGCTCCCCCGACTACTACAGCCGTTTCGGCTTCGTACCCGCCGCGGGGCTCGGGATCGAGGCGCCCGACCCCGCGTGGGGCGACTACTTCCAGGCACGGCCGCTGGCGGCGTACGACCCGTCGGTCCGCGGGAAGTTCACCTACGCGGCGCCCTTCGACCGGCTGTGA
- the panB gene encoding 3-methyl-2-oxobutanoate hydroxymethyltransferase, producing the protein MMSTNPSAEETAPYGTGAAGNAPAKPVRMVRTHHLREMKQRGDKITMLTSYDMYSAQIFDEAGVDLLLVGDSASNNVLGNETSLPVTVDELLPLTRAVSRSVKRAMVVGDLPFGSYQASPEQGYLTAVRFMKEAGAHCVKLEGGAEMAPVIKKLTEGGIPVMAHIGFTPQSEHVLGGYRVQGRGDTSDRIIDDAKAVQEAGAFAVVMEMVPGDVAAQITKELDIPTIGIGAGPDCDGQVLVWQDAFGMRSGKMARFVKQYADVKSVLSEGAEAYISDVKGSTFPGPEHTF; encoded by the coding sequence ATGATGAGCACGAACCCCTCTGCTGAGGAGACCGCCCCTTACGGGACCGGAGCCGCCGGCAACGCGCCGGCCAAGCCCGTACGCATGGTGCGCACGCATCATCTTCGCGAGATGAAGCAGCGTGGCGACAAGATCACGATGCTGACCTCCTACGACATGTACTCCGCCCAGATCTTCGACGAGGCCGGGGTCGACCTGCTCCTCGTCGGTGATTCGGCCTCCAACAACGTCCTCGGCAACGAGACGTCGCTTCCGGTGACCGTGGACGAGCTGCTGCCCCTGACCCGCGCCGTCTCGCGCAGCGTGAAGCGGGCGATGGTCGTCGGCGACCTGCCGTTCGGCTCCTACCAGGCCTCGCCGGAGCAGGGCTACCTGACCGCGGTGCGGTTCATGAAGGAGGCCGGCGCGCACTGCGTGAAGCTCGAGGGCGGCGCCGAGATGGCGCCGGTGATCAAGAAGCTGACCGAGGGCGGCATCCCGGTCATGGCCCACATCGGCTTCACCCCGCAGTCCGAGCACGTGCTCGGCGGCTACCGCGTCCAGGGCCGCGGCGACACCTCCGACCGGATCATCGACGACGCCAAGGCCGTCCAGGAGGCCGGCGCGTTCGCGGTCGTCATGGAGATGGTCCCCGGCGACGTCGCCGCGCAGATCACCAAGGAGCTCGACATCCCCACGATCGGGATCGGGGCCGGCCCTGACTGCGACGGCCAGGTGCTGGTCTGGCAGGACGCCTTCGGGATGCGCAGCGGCAAGATGGCGCGCTTCGTGAAGCAGTACGCCGACGTGAAGTCGGTCCTCTCCGAGGGCGCCGAGGCCTACATCTCCGACGTCAAGGGCTCGACCTTCCCCGGCCCCGAGCACACCTTCTGA
- a CDS encoding potassium channel family protein has translation MKVFWAMRDHPSAVLLLGQVVAILAYPFLDDSTAGRAVLGVLQLLLLLAAVAAVRLTPAFSWAACIFGGPAMIFAVWESVAPNEGWVVLASAFFHVPFYMFVSYAMIRYLFHDDVVTRDELFATGAAFTVVAWAFAYLYAAVQVIWPGSFGDHRQWFDLLYLSFTTLTSVGLSDIVPVLPNARAVVMIEQIAGVFYVAMVVARLVGLAAARARRF, from the coding sequence ATGAAGGTCTTCTGGGCGATGCGCGACCATCCCTCCGCGGTGCTGCTGCTCGGCCAGGTCGTGGCGATCCTGGCCTATCCCTTCCTCGACGACTCCACCGCCGGCCGCGCTGTGCTGGGCGTGCTGCAGCTGTTGCTCCTGCTGGCGGCGGTCGCGGCCGTACGCCTCACCCCGGCCTTCTCCTGGGCCGCCTGCATCTTCGGCGGTCCGGCGATGATCTTCGCGGTGTGGGAGTCCGTCGCTCCCAACGAGGGCTGGGTGGTGCTGGCCTCGGCCTTCTTCCACGTCCCGTTCTACATGTTCGTCTCCTACGCGATGATCCGCTATCTCTTCCACGACGACGTGGTGACCCGTGACGAGCTCTTCGCGACCGGGGCCGCATTCACCGTGGTCGCCTGGGCCTTCGCCTACCTGTACGCCGCGGTCCAGGTGATCTGGCCGGGCTCGTTCGGTGATCACCGGCAGTGGTTCGACCTGCTCTATCTCTCGTTCACGACGCTGACCTCGGTGGGGCTCTCCGACATCGTCCCGGTGCTCCCGAACGCCCGCGCGGTCGTGATGATCGAGCAGATCGCGGGAGTCTTCTATGTCGCGATGGTGGTCGCTCGCCTGGTCGGCCTCGCGGCCGCCCGGGCCCGACGCTTCTAG
- a CDS encoding PQQ-dependent sugar dehydrogenase: MRAAMALASVVVLGLSTAACAGDSDPASTPPPLNPSGSASPSASATSSTPAAVLPTSDRVPELDVQVVNDELDHPWDVADIGAGRFLVTERERAVLSLVEDGERREIPLEDSDIWVSGETGLMGLEVDPAFEQSRRIYTCQGWNDGEDVRVVSWTLDAGLTRATPERTLIDGLPTSSGRHGGCRLLISADGALWVGTGDAANEKNPRSLDSLGGKTLRLDPETGEPWPGNPWAGDEGPRRYITSFGHRNVQGLAERADGTVWSMEHGPDRDDEVNEITLGGDYGWNPGAGYDESVPMTDQDLPGEQIEAAWESGNPTIATGGGTFIPVQDRWGAFGGALAVAVLKDQELRILAFDESGKLTDDRSPEVMRDHGRLRTVSSTADGDLLVTTDNGGGADVLLRVTPR; this comes from the coding sequence ATGCGCGCTGCCATGGCCCTCGCCTCCGTCGTCGTTCTCGGGCTCTCGACCGCCGCTTGCGCCGGAGACTCCGATCCGGCCTCCACTCCCCCGCCGCTGAATCCGTCGGGTTCGGCGAGCCCGTCCGCCAGCGCGACCTCGTCGACGCCGGCTGCGGTGCTGCCGACCTCCGACCGCGTCCCGGAGCTCGATGTCCAGGTCGTCAACGACGAGCTCGACCATCCCTGGGACGTCGCCGACATCGGCGCCGGCCGGTTCCTGGTCACCGAGCGCGAACGTGCGGTCCTCTCTCTGGTCGAGGACGGAGAGCGGCGCGAGATCCCGCTCGAAGACAGCGACATCTGGGTCTCCGGCGAGACCGGCCTGATGGGCCTCGAGGTCGACCCGGCCTTCGAGCAGAGCCGGCGCATCTACACCTGTCAGGGGTGGAACGACGGTGAGGACGTACGCGTCGTCTCCTGGACCCTCGACGCCGGACTGACCCGGGCGACCCCGGAGCGGACCCTGATCGACGGACTCCCGACATCGTCCGGCCGACATGGCGGCTGCCGACTGCTGATCAGCGCCGACGGGGCGCTGTGGGTCGGCACCGGCGACGCGGCGAACGAGAAGAACCCGCGCAGCCTCGACTCACTCGGCGGGAAGACGCTCCGGCTCGACCCGGAGACCGGCGAGCCGTGGCCGGGCAACCCGTGGGCCGGGGACGAGGGTCCGCGGCGCTACATCACCTCGTTCGGCCACCGCAACGTGCAAGGGCTGGCGGAGCGGGCAGACGGCACGGTCTGGTCGATGGAGCACGGCCCGGACCGCGACGACGAGGTCAACGAGATCACCCTCGGCGGTGACTACGGCTGGAACCCCGGCGCCGGCTATGACGAGTCGGTGCCGATGACCGACCAGGACCTGCCCGGCGAGCAGATCGAGGCGGCCTGGGAGTCCGGCAACCCGACCATCGCCACCGGCGGCGGCACCTTCATCCCGGTCCAGGACCGGTGGGGTGCCTTCGGCGGGGCGCTCGCGGTCGCCGTGCTCAAGGACCAGGAGCTGCGGATCCTCGCCTTCGACGAGTCCGGGAAGCTCACCGACGACCGGTCGCCCGAGGTCATGAGGGACCACGGGCGACTGCGTACGGTCTCGTCGACGGCCGACGGCGACCTCCTCGTCACCACCGACAACGGCGGCGGCGCGGACGTCCTGCTCCGCGTCACCCCTCGCTGA
- a CDS encoding 4a-hydroxytetrahydrobiopterin dehydratase, with translation MEPDTTTLTAEQVAQEQLEGWTYETSDEADSIVARVETGDFVTGLALVNAIGAKAEEANHHPDIDLRYPYVEIRLTSHDAGGVTSRDVAMAKVINALSAESTL, from the coding sequence ATGGAACCTGACACCACGACCCTCACCGCCGAGCAGGTCGCCCAGGAGCAGCTCGAGGGCTGGACGTACGAGACGAGCGACGAGGCCGACAGCATCGTCGCCCGCGTGGAGACCGGCGACTTCGTCACCGGTCTCGCGCTCGTCAACGCGATCGGGGCGAAGGCCGAGGAGGCCAACCATCATCCCGACATCGACCTGCGCTACCCGTACGTCGAGATCCGGCTCACCAGCCACGATGCCGGCGGCGTCACCAGCCGCGACGTCGCGATGGCGAAGGTGATCAACGCGCTCTCGGCGGAGAGCACGCTCTGA